A genome region from Populus alba chromosome 5, ASM523922v2, whole genome shotgun sequence includes the following:
- the LOC118047617 gene encoding G-type lectin S-receptor-like serine/threonine-protein kinase At4g27290, translating to MCVKTKPCFWLFVLLLLFVYDRTCFSIGDDTLLVGQSLSASQKLISQNGTFELGFFKPGTSVNIYLGIWYKNFEDKATVWVANRESSSNDPASSKLELSADGNLVLLTNFTKTIWSTALASSMSNTSTAEAVLLDDGNFVVRDGSNPPTIYWQSFDYPTDTWLPGGKLGINKHTGQVQRLISWKNSDDPAPGMFSIGMDPNGSSQLFIEWNRSHRYWSSGDWNGEIFALVPEMRLNNILKFSHVSNENESYFTYSLYNTSTLSRTVIDVSGQIKQLTSLEGVWNWTMFWSQPRDQAEVYGLCGVFGVFQGNSSSSCECLKGFKPLVQNDWSSGCVRKSPLQCQNKRSAGKEDGFLKISNLTLPANSKTYQKVSAERCRLDCLEICSCVAYAYNKNSGCSLWEGDLINLQQHPGVADGRAGAEIYIRLAASEPELQIGNGSTRTGNIKRTIRTTLAVAIPTTLITFGLFMYFRCLRKGKLMHRGKEYTGHDLLLFDFDTDPSSTNKESSSVDNRKNRWSKNMELPLFSYESVSVATGQFSDKLGEGGFGPVYKGKLSKGLEIAVKRLSERSGQGLEEFRNETILIAKLQHRNLVRLLGSCIERDEKMLIYEYMPNKSLDFFLFDANRGQILDWGTRIRIIEGIAQGLLYLHRYSRLRIIHRDLKPSNILLDSEMNPKISDFGMARIFGGNETQANTNRIVGTYGYMSPEYAIQGLFSIKSDVFSFGVLVLEIVSGRKNTSFYHSDSLNLLGHAWKLWNSNKASDLMDPSLGDPPSTATLLRYINIGLLCVQESPDDRPTMSDVISMIVNEHVALPEPKQPAFVAGRNMAEQRPLMRSSGVPSVNNMTITAIDGR from the exons ATGTGTGTTAAGACAAAGCCATGTTTCTGGCTCTTTGTGCTGTTGTTGCTATTCGTTTACGATAGGACTTGCTTCTCTATTGGAGATGACACCCTTTTGGTTGGCCAATCTCTCTCTGCGAGCCAGAAACTAATATCTCAAAACGGCACTTTTGAACTCGGTTTCTTCAAGCCAGGCACTTCAGTAAACATTTACCTGGGAATATGGTATAAGAACTTTGAAGATAAGGCGACTGTTTGGGTAGCAAACAGGGAGAGCTCTTCAAACGACCCAGCTTCATCGAAGCTTGAATTGTCAGCTGATGGCAATCTTGTCTTGCTGACGAATTTCACCAAAACAATTTGGTCAACAGCTCTTGCATCTTCAATGTCGAATACTAGTACAGCAGAAGCAGTACTTCTTGATGATGGAAACTTTGTCGTAAGAGATGGCTCAAATCCACCTACCATATATTGGCAGAGTTTCGATTATCCAACTGACACATGGCTACCTGGTGGAAAGCTTGGAATCAACAAGCACACTGGGCAAGTGCAGCGGCTTATTTCATGGAAAAACTCAGATGATCCTGCACCAGGTATGTTCTCGATTGGGATGGACCCAAATGGAAGCAGTCAGCTTTTCATAGAGTGGAACAGGTCACACAGGTATTGGAGCAGTGGTGATTGGAATGGAGAAATATTTGCCTTGGTGCCTGAGATGAGAttgaacaatattttaaagtttagtCATGtatcaaatgaaaatgaaagctATTTCACCTATTCTTTGTACAATACCTCAACTCTTTCAAGAACCGTGATTGATGTTTCAGGACAGATCAAACAACTCACTTCGTTGGAAGGTGTTTGGAATTGGACTATGTTTTGGTCCCAACCAAGAGACCAAGCTGAAGTTTATGGTTTATGCGGGGTTTTTGGAGTCTTTCAAGGAAATTCTTCGAGCTCTTGTGAATGCCTGAAAGGTTTTAAACCATTAGTGCAAAATGATTGGTCAAGTGGTTGTGTTAGGAAATCTCCTTTGCAGTGTCAAAATAAGAGAAGTGCTGGAAAGGAAGATGGATTCCTAAAGATTTCGAATCTGACATTACCtgcaaattcaaaaacatatcaGAAAGTGAGTGCTGAAAGATGTAGATTGGATTGCTTGGAAATTTGTTCTTGCGTGGCTTATGCTTATAACAAGAACAGTGGGTGTTCTTTATGGGAAGGAGATCTTATAAACTTACAACAACATCCAGGGGTTGCTGATGGCCGGGCTGGAGCAGAAATTTACATCAGACTTGCTGCTTCTGAGCCTGAACTACAGATTGGTAATGGCAGTACCCGAACAG GTAATATCAAAAGGACAATACGGACAACCTTGGCTGTGGCTATTCCAACTACTCTGATTACCTTCGGCCTCTTCATGTACTTCAGATGTCTGCGCAAAGGAAAGCTCATGCACAGAG GGAAGGAATATACAGGTCACGATTTATTGCTCTTTGATTTCGATACCGATCCTAGCTCAACTAACAAAGAATCTAGCTCTGTTGACAATCGGAAGAATAGATGGAGTAAGAATATGGAATTGCCATTGTTCAGTTATGAGAGCGTATCAGTTGCAACTGGACAATTCTCAGACAAGCTTGGAGAGGGAGGATTTGGACCTGTTTATAAG GGAAAATTATCCAAGGGACTGGAAATAGCAGTGAAGAGGCTTTCAGAAAGATCTGGGCAGGGGCTTGAGGAGTTCAGAAATGAGACAATTCTAATCGCCAAACTCCAGCACCGGAATCTTGTCAGGCTATTAGGTTCCTGTATTGAACGGGATGAGAAAATGCTAATCTATGAGTACATGCCAAATAAAAGCTTGgatttctttctctttg ATGCAAACAGAGGACAAATCCTAGATTGGGGTACACGGATTCGGATAATCGAAGGAATTGCTCAAGGCCTTCTGTATCTACATAGATATTCACGGTTACGAATCATTCACAGGGATTTAAAGCCTAGCAACATTCTATTAGACAGTgaaatgaatccaaaaatatCTGATTTCGGGATGGCTCGAATTTTCGGAGGCAACGAAACTCAAGCAAACACCAACAGGATCGTAGGGACATA TGGCTATATGTCCCCTGAATATGCTATTCAGGGCCTCTTCTCGATAAAATCTGATGTGTTTAGCTTCGGCGTGCTGGTGCTTGAGATTGTAAGCGGCAGGAAGAATACTAGTTTCTACCACAGCGACTCCCTCAATCTTCTTGGACAT GCATGGAAGTTATGGAATTCTAATAAAGCTTCGGACTTGATGGATCCAAGCCTGGGAGATCCTCCTTCAACTGCTACGCTGTTGAGATACATAAACATAGGGCTTCTTTGTGTCCAAGAAAGTCCTGATGATCGGCCTACAATGTCTGATGTTATATCCATGATCGTAAACGAACACGTGGCTCTCCCAGAACCTAAGCAACCTGCTTTTGTTGCAGGCAGAAACATGGCAGAACAAAGACCATTGATGAGATCTTCTGGGGTACCTTCCGTGAATAATATGACAATAACGGCGATAGATGGGAGATAG